Proteins encoded together in one Calditrichota bacterium window:
- a CDS encoding PorV/PorQ family protein, translating to MNKKFCRTVLAIVIVLVACAQSFALEKVGTTSMQLLKLPLGVRGLGMANAFVAAAEGAESVWWNPGALTTVEKNHVQIAQINLPADIQCNALSYARPWGKYGAMSVHVINLFTNDMPVRTWEAPEGTGEYFNAYDFVIGGSYAQRLTDKFSLGGNLRYLRSGLENESYDGFSVDLGTVYHTGLRSLVLGMAIQNLGPEVKYSGQFADYREAGLNSEPVPGMENFEGASLPTMFRLGVSFDMLQMLEVEHNESHSTLFAIEMDHPNDNKERLNFGGEYGYQETLFLRAGGKFGYDEESFSLGFGLRFDVMNEYTLDFDYGYAHWGRITSAGDGFMDQPHRFAVAFAW from the coding sequence ATGAACAAGAAATTTTGCAGGACGGTTCTGGCTATCGTGATCGTGCTCGTTGCCTGTGCACAGTCCTTTGCACTCGAAAAAGTCGGCACTACCTCAATGCAGCTTTTGAAGCTGCCGCTCGGAGTGCGCGGCCTGGGGATGGCGAACGCCTTTGTCGCTGCCGCCGAGGGCGCGGAATCTGTTTGGTGGAACCCGGGCGCGCTGACAACGGTCGAAAAAAACCACGTGCAAATCGCACAAATCAATCTTCCCGCGGATATCCAATGCAATGCGTTGTCGTACGCTCGACCGTGGGGAAAATATGGTGCGATGAGTGTTCACGTCATCAATTTGTTTACGAACGACATGCCGGTCAGAACATGGGAAGCTCCGGAAGGCACCGGCGAGTATTTCAATGCTTACGATTTCGTGATTGGCGGCTCCTACGCGCAGCGCTTGACGGACAAATTTTCGCTTGGCGGCAATCTGCGCTATCTCCGCAGTGGTCTCGAAAACGAAAGTTATGACGGCTTCAGCGTCGATCTTGGAACAGTGTACCATACTGGACTAAGGTCGCTCGTGCTTGGCATGGCGATTCAGAATCTTGGTCCGGAGGTAAAATACTCGGGCCAGTTTGCCGACTACCGAGAAGCGGGACTAAATAGTGAGCCAGTACCCGGAATGGAGAATTTTGAGGGCGCGTCGCTCCCGACGATGTTTCGTTTGGGTGTGTCATTCGACATGCTTCAGATGCTCGAAGTTGAGCACAACGAAAGCCACAGCACGTTGTTCGCGATTGAAATGGATCATCCGAACGACAACAAGGAACGGTTGAATTTTGGCGGCGAATACGGCTATCAAGAAACGCTGTTTCTGCGTGCGGGTGGAAAATTCGGCTATGACGAAGAGAGCTTCTCGCTTGGTTTCGGGCTCAGGTTTGACGTTATGAACGAATACACGCTTGACTTTGACTACGGCTACGCGCATTGGGGCCGCATCACGAGCGCAGGCGACGGGTTCATGGATCAACCGCACCGCTTCGCGGTCGCGTTCGCGTGGTAG